A stretch of the Mycolicibacterium celeriflavum genome encodes the following:
- the murC gene encoding UDP-N-acetylmuramate--L-alanine ligase, with protein sequence MKAKSLPVELQRVHMVGIGGAGMSGIARILLDRGGLVSGSDAKESRAVAALRARGAAIRIGHDASSLDLLPDGPTAVVTTHAAIPKTNPELVEARRRGIPVILRPVVLAKLMAGYTTLMVTGTHGKTTTTSMLIVALQHSGFDPSFAVGGDLGEAGTNAHNGSGDCFVAEADESDGSLLEYTPDIAVVTNIEADHLDFFGSAEAYGAVFDDFVERLKPGGALVVCTDDPGAAALAERTAELGIRVLRYGSDPVRPLQGTLLSWEQHDTGAVAHIRLADEPHPRVMRLSVPGRHMALNAIAAVLAAIEVGAPVDTVLDGLAGFEGVRRRFELVGTASGVRVFDDYAHHPTEVRATLSAVRTVTQQSGGRSIVVFQPHLYSRTQTFAREFGQALDGADEVFVLDVYAAREQPIAGVSGASVAEHISVPATYVPDLSAVPARVAEAAAPGDVVVTMGAGDVTILGAEILAALRIKANRGTPGSR encoded by the coding sequence ATGAAAGCGAAGTCGCTGCCGGTCGAGCTGCAGCGGGTGCACATGGTCGGCATCGGCGGAGCGGGCATGTCGGGTATCGCACGCATCCTGCTGGACCGTGGCGGGTTGGTGTCGGGCTCCGACGCAAAGGAGTCGCGCGCGGTGGCCGCGCTGCGGGCCCGCGGCGCGGCCATCCGGATCGGGCACGATGCGTCCTCGCTGGACCTGCTGCCCGACGGGCCGACCGCGGTGGTCACCACCCACGCTGCAATCCCGAAGACCAATCCCGAACTGGTCGAGGCGCGGCGGCGCGGAATCCCGGTGATCCTGCGCCCGGTGGTGCTGGCCAAGCTGATGGCGGGATACACCACCTTGATGGTGACCGGCACGCACGGCAAGACCACCACCACGTCCATGCTCATCGTGGCGTTGCAGCACAGCGGTTTCGACCCGTCCTTCGCGGTGGGCGGGGACCTCGGCGAAGCCGGCACCAACGCGCACAACGGCAGTGGCGACTGCTTCGTCGCCGAGGCCGACGAAAGCGACGGCTCACTGCTGGAGTACACCCCCGACATCGCGGTGGTGACGAACATCGAGGCCGATCATCTCGACTTCTTCGGGAGCGCCGAGGCGTACGGCGCCGTGTTCGACGACTTCGTCGAACGGCTCAAACCCGGTGGCGCACTGGTTGTCTGCACCGACGATCCGGGGGCCGCGGCGCTCGCCGAGCGCACCGCGGAGTTAGGTATCCGGGTGCTGCGGTACGGCAGCGATCCGGTCCGGCCCCTGCAGGGCACGCTGCTGAGCTGGGAGCAGCACGACACCGGTGCGGTGGCCCACATCCGGCTCGCCGACGAACCGCACCCGCGGGTGATGCGCCTTTCGGTACCGGGGCGGCACATGGCGCTCAACGCGATCGCGGCGGTACTGGCCGCGATCGAGGTGGGCGCGCCGGTCGACACCGTGCTCGACGGGTTGGCGGGCTTCGAAGGCGTCCGACGCCGGTTCGAGTTGGTCGGAACGGCCAGCGGTGTCCGCGTCTTCGACGACTACGCGCACCATCCGACCGAGGTGCGGGCCACACTGAGCGCCGTGCGCACGGTCACCCAGCAGTCCGGTGGCCGGTCCATCGTGGTGTTCCAGCCGCATTTGTATTCGCGCACACAGACATTCGCGCGTGAGTTCGGGCAGGCGTTGGACGGTGCCGACGAAGTGTTCGTCCTCGACGTGTACGCGGCCCGCGAACAACCGATCGCCGGGGTCAGCGGCGCCAGCGTCGCCGAACACATCAGCGTGCCCGCGACGTACGTGCCGGACCTGTCCGCGGTGCCGGCGCGCGTGGCCGAGGCCGCCGCGCCGGGCGACGTCGTCGTCACCATGGGCGCCGGTGATGTGACCATCCTCGGCGCCGAAATCCTCGCTGCGCTGCGGATCAAGGCCAACCGCGGCACACCGGGGTCGCGATGA
- a CDS encoding cell division protein FtsQ/DivIB encodes MTEPTDSGPPEQPDAPEPAAHAPEAAAHPPEAAAPDFEGPRRRARREREERRAAQARATAIEQARREAKRRALGKPADNTKKLGRGTVRGLKVLMWSALASVIVVGLGLLLYFTPVMSVRNTVVTGLGAVTQEEVVAAAAVAPGTPLLQVNTDNVAERVATIRRVASARVQRQYPSTLRITIEERVPVVVKDYPDGPHLFDRDGVDFAIGPPPPGVPYLDTDTPGPNDAPTKAALQVMTSLRPEVAAQVARIAAPSVAAITLQLVDGRQVIWGTTDRTEEKALKLGALLTQPGQTYDVSSPDLPTVK; translated from the coding sequence ATGACCGAGCCGACCGACAGCGGCCCGCCCGAGCAGCCGGACGCGCCGGAGCCGGCGGCGCACGCGCCCGAGGCTGCGGCGCACCCGCCCGAGGCCGCGGCTCCGGATTTCGAGGGGCCGCGACGGCGGGCACGCCGGGAGCGGGAGGAGCGTCGCGCGGCGCAGGCCAGGGCCACCGCGATCGAGCAGGCCCGCAGGGAGGCCAAGCGGCGCGCGCTCGGTAAGCCCGCCGACAACACCAAAAAACTCGGCCGCGGCACGGTCCGAGGCTTGAAGGTGCTGATGTGGTCGGCGCTGGCCAGCGTGATCGTCGTCGGACTCGGCCTGCTGCTGTACTTCACCCCGGTCATGTCCGTGCGCAACACCGTGGTGACCGGGTTGGGCGCGGTGACACAGGAGGAGGTCGTCGCGGCCGCGGCGGTCGCGCCGGGCACGCCGCTTCTGCAGGTGAACACCGACAACGTCGCTGAACGGGTCGCGACGATCCGGCGGGTCGCCAGCGCGCGTGTCCAGCGCCAATACCCGTCGACTCTGCGGATCACCATCGAGGAGCGGGTGCCGGTGGTGGTCAAGGACTATCCCGACGGGCCGCACCTGTTCGACCGCGACGGCGTCGACTTCGCGATCGGCCCGCCCCCGCCGGGGGTGCCGTATCTCGACACCGACACCCCCGGCCCCAACGACGCGCCGACCAAAGCAGCACTGCAGGTGATGACGTCGCTGCGCCCAGAGGTCGCCGCGCAGGTCGCGCGGATCGCGGCGCCCTCGGTCGCGGCCATCACCTTGCAACTCGTCGACGGCAGGCAGGTGATCTGGGGTACCACCGATCGCACCGAGGAGAAGGCATTGAAACTCGGGGCGCTGCTCACCCAGCCCGGACAGACCTATGACGTGTCGAGCCCGGACCTGCCGA